From Coffea arabica cultivar ET-39 chromosome 2e, Coffea Arabica ET-39 HiFi, whole genome shotgun sequence, the proteins below share one genomic window:
- the LOC113730166 gene encoding probable UMP-CMP kinase 2 isoform X1, with protein MWRRTTWLPPLFSSSKRSLVSQIQGAYGLRIWRTMSSEIQKPEEDGTFPRGITPFITFVLGGPGSGKGTQCARIVENFGFTHLSAGDLLRQEISSNSENGAMILNTIKDGKIVPSEVTVKLIQKAIESSESHKFLIDGFPRTEENRLTYERIIGAEPNIVLFFDCPPEEMVKRVLNRRQGRVDDNANTVKERLKIFRALSLPVVNYYAKKGKLYKIDGTGTEDEIFERVRPIFAA; from the exons ATGTGGAGGCGCACGACTTGGTTACCACCTCTATTTTCTTCCTCCAAACGCTCACTCGTCAGCCAG ATACAGGGAGCTTACGGACTAAGGATTTGGAGAACGATGAGTTCTGAGATTCAGAAACCG GAAGAAGATGGAACCTTCCCAAGAGGAATAACCCCGTTTATAACTTTTGTCTTGG GAGGCCCAGGTAGTGGAAAAGGAACTCAATGTGCAAGAATTGTTGAAAACTTTGGGTTCACCCACCTGAGTGCAGGAGATCTGTTGAGGCAAGAAATTTCTTCTAATAGTGAAAATGG TGCTATGATTTTGAACACCATCAAGGATGGAAAGATTGTTCCTTCTGAAGTAACTGTCAAGCTAATACAAAAGGCAATTGAATCAAGTGAGAGTCATAAATTTCTCATTGATGGTTTCCCACGAACTGAAGAGAACCGTTTGACATACGAAAGAATT ATTGGTGCCGAACCCAATATTGTGCTTTTCTTTGATTGCCCCCCGGAAGAGATGGTTAAACGAGTGCTGAACCGTAGGCAg GGGCGAGTCGATGATAATGCAAACACGGTCAAGGAACGGTTAAAGATTTTTAGAGCTTTAAGTCTTCCAGTGGTCAACTATTATGCCAAGAAAGGAAAACTTTACAAG ATTGATGGTACTGGAACAGAAGATGAGATATTTGAACGAGTCCGCCCAATTTTTGCTGCCTAA
- the LOC113730166 gene encoding probable UMP-CMP kinase 2 isoform X3: MWRRTTWLPPLFSSSKRSLVSQIQGAYGLRIWRTMSSEIQKPEEDGTFPRGITPFITFVLGGPGSGKGTQCARIVENFGFTHLSAGDLLRQEISSNSENGAMILNTIKDGKIVPSEVTVKLIQKAIESSESHKFLIDGFPRTEENRLTYERIIGAEPNIVLFFDCPPEEMVKRVLNRRGESMIMQTRSRNG; encoded by the exons ATGTGGAGGCGCACGACTTGGTTACCACCTCTATTTTCTTCCTCCAAACGCTCACTCGTCAGCCAG ATACAGGGAGCTTACGGACTAAGGATTTGGAGAACGATGAGTTCTGAGATTCAGAAACCG GAAGAAGATGGAACCTTCCCAAGAGGAATAACCCCGTTTATAACTTTTGTCTTGG GAGGCCCAGGTAGTGGAAAAGGAACTCAATGTGCAAGAATTGTTGAAAACTTTGGGTTCACCCACCTGAGTGCAGGAGATCTGTTGAGGCAAGAAATTTCTTCTAATAGTGAAAATGG TGCTATGATTTTGAACACCATCAAGGATGGAAAGATTGTTCCTTCTGAAGTAACTGTCAAGCTAATACAAAAGGCAATTGAATCAAGTGAGAGTCATAAATTTCTCATTGATGGTTTCCCACGAACTGAAGAGAACCGTTTGACATACGAAAGAATT ATTGGTGCCGAACCCAATATTGTGCTTTTCTTTGATTGCCCCCCGGAAGAGATGGTTAAACGAGTGCTGAACCGTAG GGGCGAGTCGATGATAATGCAAACACGGTCAAGGAACGGTTAA
- the LOC113730166 gene encoding probable UMP-CMP kinase 2 isoform X2: MWRRTTWLPPLFSSSKRSLVSQIQGAYGLRIWRTMSSEIQKPEEDGTFPRGITPFITFVLGGPGSGKGTQCARIVENFGFTHLSAGDLLSAMILNTIKDGKIVPSEVTVKLIQKAIESSESHKFLIDGFPRTEENRLTYERIIGAEPNIVLFFDCPPEEMVKRVLNRRQGRVDDNANTVKERLKIFRALSLPVVNYYAKKGKLYKIDGTGTEDEIFERVRPIFAA, from the exons ATGTGGAGGCGCACGACTTGGTTACCACCTCTATTTTCTTCCTCCAAACGCTCACTCGTCAGCCAG ATACAGGGAGCTTACGGACTAAGGATTTGGAGAACGATGAGTTCTGAGATTCAGAAACCG GAAGAAGATGGAACCTTCCCAAGAGGAATAACCCCGTTTATAACTTTTGTCTTGG GAGGCCCAGGTAGTGGAAAAGGAACTCAATGTGCAAGAATTGTTGAAAACTTTGGGTTCACCCACCTGAGTGCAGGAGATCTGTTGAG TGCTATGATTTTGAACACCATCAAGGATGGAAAGATTGTTCCTTCTGAAGTAACTGTCAAGCTAATACAAAAGGCAATTGAATCAAGTGAGAGTCATAAATTTCTCATTGATGGTTTCCCACGAACTGAAGAGAACCGTTTGACATACGAAAGAATT ATTGGTGCCGAACCCAATATTGTGCTTTTCTTTGATTGCCCCCCGGAAGAGATGGTTAAACGAGTGCTGAACCGTAGGCAg GGGCGAGTCGATGATAATGCAAACACGGTCAAGGAACGGTTAAAGATTTTTAGAGCTTTAAGTCTTCCAGTGGTCAACTATTATGCCAAGAAAGGAAAACTTTACAAG ATTGATGGTACTGGAACAGAAGATGAGATATTTGAACGAGTCCGCCCAATTTTTGCTGCCTAA
- the LOC113730167 gene encoding pentatricopeptide repeat-containing protein At4g25270, chloroplastic-like: MLEIGIILLQQPSLYKLSACRPLSSSSNKKTSKKQKLRQNYPPRARTKLRFPAPNPTPLLAKNYPRTKLQALEFVINEIESSIEKGIEVNDTHIFASLLETCFDLQAFDHAFRIRRLIPDKLLRKNAGISSKLIRLCALNGHLDEAHHLFDQMPKRHESAFPWNSLIAGYAEKGLHEDALALYFQMVEEGLEPDRHTFPRVLKACGGIGLIQVGEEVHRHVIRYGFGNDGFALNALVDMYAKCGDIVKARKVFDRIVDKDLVSWNSMLSGYVRHELIMEALDIFVSMVCEGLELDSVTLSALISSVSSWRLGTQIHGWVLRHGIEWDLSTANSLIAFYSNCNKLEEARWLFEHMPEKDLISWNSIISAHSRDAEALFYFEQMVEANASPDAITFVSLLSACAHMGLVEDGQRLFRMMRNDYGVRPIMEHYACMVNLYGRAGLIDEAYDFIVNRMDTEAGPTVWGALLYGCYLHGSVDLAEIAATALFELEPDNEHNFELLMKIYVSAGRFDDVQKVKAMMLERGLNL, encoded by the coding sequence ATGCTGGAAATCGGCATAATCCTCCTACAACAACCGTCTCTTTACAAACTCTCTGCATGTCGCCCGCTCTCTTCCTCGTCAAATAAGAAAACCAGTAAGAAACAGAAGCTAAGACAAAATTATCCTCCTCGAGCGAGAACCAAACTCCGATTCCCAGCACCAAATCCCACTCCACTCTTAGCCAAGAACTACCCCCGTACGAAGCTCCAAGCCCTCGAGTTTGTCATTAACGAAATAGAATCCTCAATAGAAAAGGGCATTGAAGTTAATGATACCCATATCTTCGCTTCCCTTTTGGAAACTTGCTTTGACTTACAAGCCTTTGACCATGCTTTTCGAATCCGCCGACTTATACCTGATAAACTTCTGCGCAAAAATGCGGGCATTTCGTCAAAGCTCATCAGATTATGTGCTCTCAACGGGCACTTGGACGAAGCTCACCACCTATTCGATCAAATGCCTAAGCGTCATGAATCGGCTTTTCCATGGAATTCACTGATAGCCGGCTATGCTGAAAAGGGTTTGCACGAAGATGCATTGGCATTGTACTTTCAGATGGTTGAAGAGGGCTTGGAGCCTGATCGGCACACGTTTCCTCGCGTGCTGAAAGCTTGCGGAGGCATTGGGTTGATCCAAGTTGGCGAGGAAGTTCATCGCCATGTAATCCGTTATGGGTTTGGGAATGATGGCTTTGCCCTTAATGCACTAGTCGATATGTATGCTAAATGTGGCGACATTGTTAAGGCTCGAAAAGTCTTCGACAGAATCGTGGATAAGGACTTAGTTTCCTGGAATTCAATGCTAAGTGGATACGTTCGACATGAGCTTATAATGGAGGCACTTGATATATTTGTGTCGATGGTGTGCGAGGGGCTTGAACTCGACTCGGTTACTTTGTCAGCACTTATTTCGAGCGTGTCATCCTGGAGACTTGGAACTCAAATTCACGGATGGGTTCTTCGTCATGGAATCGAATGGGATTTATCTACAGCCAACTCTTTGATTGCTTTTTACTCCAATTGCAATAAGCTGGAGGAAGCGCGGTGGTTGTTTGAACACATGCCTGAGAAGGATTTAATCTCTTGGAACTCAATAATTTCTGCTCATAGTAGAGATGCCGAAGCTTTATTTTACTTTGAGCAAATGGTAGAAGCTAATGCCTCACCAGACGCTATCACATTTGTGTCTTTGTTGTCCGCTTGTGCTCATATGGGTTTGGTAGAAGACGGACAGAGGCTTTTTAGGATGATGAGGAATGACTACGGAGTCAGGCCAATTATGGAGCACTATGCATGCATGGTTAATCTTTATGGAAGGGCGGGACTCATTGATGAAGCTTATGACTTTATCGTGAATAGAATGGATACTGAGGCCGGTCCAACTGTTTGGGGAGCATTGCTCTATGGTTGCTACCTTCATGGAAGCGTTGACTTGGCTGAGATTGCTGCGACAGCATTGTTTGAGTTGGAGCCAGATAATGAGCATAATTTTGAGCTTTTGATGAAGATTTATGTGAGTGCAGGACGGTTTGATGATGTTCAAAAAGTTAAAGCAATGATGTTAGAAAGAGGATTGAATTTGTAG
- the LOC113730168 gene encoding 21 kDa protein-like yields MAYPILPLLILSLSLSWIPAKSDAAAAATSFIRAKCRTTTYPSLCVESLSTFAATIQRSPNQLAQTALSVSLDRAQSTRAFVAKLSKFRGLQGREYAALRDCLEQMADSVDRLSNSVQEIKNLGRSRGPELFWHISNAQTWVSAALTDDSTCADGFAGRTLNGRVKSSIKTRMTNVAQVTSNALALINQMAGGNY; encoded by the coding sequence ATGGCTTACCCAATACTGCCTTTACTAATTTTGAGTCTGTCCCTCTCGTGGATTCCGGCCAAGTCAGATGCCGCGGCCGCAGCCACCAGTTTCATCCGGGCCAAATGCAGAACCACTACCTACCCATCTCTGTGTGTCGAATCCCTTTCGACTTTCGCCGCGACCATTCAGAGGAGCCCGAACCAGTTGGCCCAAACGGCTCTGTCCGTGAGCCTGGACAGGGCTCAGTCCACTAGAGCATTCGTGGCTAAGCTTTCCAAATTCAGAGGGCTGCAAGGTAGAGAGTATGCAGCTCTGAGGGACTGCTTAGAACAGATGGCCGACAGCGTGGACCGGCTCAGCAACTCCGTCCAGGAGATCAAGAACTTGGGTAGGTCCCGGGGGCCGGAGCTATTCTGGCACATCAGCAACGCACAGACTTGGGTGAGTGCTGCGCTCACTGACGACAGCACTTGTGCGGATGGGTTTGCCGGCCGGACCTTGAATGGAAGGGTTAAGTCTTCCATTAAAACCAGAATGACCAATGTTGCACAGGTGACCAGCAATGCCTTGGCATTGATTAACCAAATGGCTGGTGGAAACTACTAG
- the LOC113730169 gene encoding pectinesterase inhibitor 4-like, whose translation MEKNYNLTKKFLCTFLSLVSSISLVQPTSAATTPSAYTNFVKTRCSATTYPAVCIRTLYPYASYVQTNPLKLCKTALSVAIQGASNTTAKVSKLASRKGYYSRMEAAALKDCMYDVKDAISELKQALSAMTRLGGADRQFQWANAKTWGSAAITDLESCLDGFTGRKISPALRANIKSFVLPPQKLISNALYLINHLY comes from the coding sequence ATGGAGAAGAATTACAACCTAACAAAAAAGTTCTTGTGCACTTTTCTCTCCCTCGTTTCCTCCATTTCCTTGGTGCAACCAACTTCAGCTGCCACAACCCCGTCAGCCTACACAAACTTCGTGAAAACCAGATGCAGCGCCACGACCTATCCTGCAGTTTGCATCAGAACCCTTTATCCCTACGCCTCTTACGTCCAAACCAACCCCTTAAAGCTGTGTAAGACGGCCCTCAGCGTAGCCATACAAGGCGCCAGCAACACAACCGCCAAAGTTTCAAAGCTGGCCTCTCGGAAAGGGTACTATTCGCGCATGGAAGCCGCAGCCCTCAAAGACTGCATGTATGATGTGAAAGATGCGATTTCTGAGCTCAAGCAGGCTCTTAGTGCAATGACACGTCTTGGAGGTGCCGACCGGCAGTTCCAATGGGCTAATGCCAAGACTTGGGGTAGCGCTGCCATAACGGATCTGGAGTCATGCCTGGATGGATTTACTGGGAGAAAAATTAGTCCTGCCCTCAGGGCAAATATCAAAAGTTTCGTATTACCTCCACAAAAGCTTATAAGCAATGCTCTATACCTAATCAACCATCTTTACTAG
- the LOC113730170 gene encoding 21 kDa protein-like: MAGCSSNSNHLVGILLIFLSLTRFSTTASAARALSGVTTNTEFIRTSCSTTTYPELCYASLSNQATIIRSDPELLAHAALSVSLDTAKSTSSMMVKLSQSHGMTPREVGAMRDCVEELGDSVDELKKSMGEMPQLRGPNFALTVNDVQTWVSAALTDEDTCMDGFAGKVMNGNTKIAVRNQIVNVAHMTSNALALINSYASLHS; this comes from the coding sequence ATGGCAGGCTGCTCTTCTAATTCTAATCATTTGGTCGGAATTCTTCTCATTTTCCTCAGCCTCACTCGCTTCTCTACCACCGCCTCAGCAGCCAGAGCTTTGTCTGGAGTCACTACTAACACCGAATTCATCAGAACATCTTGCAGCACGACGACTTATCCTGAGCTCTGCTATGCCTCTCTCTCAAATCAGGCAACTATCATTCGGTCCGACCCTGAACTTCTAGCTCACGCCGCTCTCTCCGTCAGCCTTGACACCGCAAAATCAACCTCTTCCATGATGGTAAAGCTGTCCCAAAGTCACGGCATGACACCCCGAGAAGTCGGGGCAATGCGTGATTGTGTGGAGGAATTAGGCGACTCGGTGGATGAGCTGAAAAAATCAATGGGAGAGATGCCGCAGCTCAGAGGCCCCAACTTTGCCCTCACCGTGAATGATGTACAAACGTGGGTTAGCGCTGCCTTGACAGATGAGGATACGTGCATGGACGGATTTGCCGGAAAAGTCATGAATGGCAACACCAAAATCGCTGTGAGGAATCAAATAGTAAACGTTGCACACATGACTAGTAACGCCTTGGCTTTGATTAATAGTTATGCTTCCCTCCACAGCTAG
- the LOC113730171 gene encoding 21 kDa protein — protein MEGSSSTHLATILLICLSLTHFSTTATAARALSGATNTEFIRTSCSTTTYPKLCYATLSNHATIIRSDPKLLAHAALSASLDSAKSTSSMMAKLSQSHGMTPRQGGAMRDCVEELRESVDELKNSLDEMPQLRGSNFALTMNDIQTWVSAALTDDDTCMEGFAGKAMNGNNKIAVRDQIVNVAHVTSNALALINSYAALHR, from the coding sequence ATGGAAGGCTCTTCTTCTACTCATTTGGCCACAATTCTTCTCATTTGCCTCAGCCTGACTCACTTCTCTACCACCGCCACAGCAGCCAGAGCTTTATCTGGAGCCACTAACACCGAATTCATCAGAACATCTTGCAGCACAACTACCTACCCTAAACTCTGTTACGCCACTCTCTCAAATCACGCAACTATCATTCGATCCGACCCTAAACTTCTAGCTCACGCGGCTCTCTCCGCGAGCCTTGACTCCGCCAAATCAACCTCTTCCATGATGGCAAAGCTGTCCCAAAGTCATGGCATGACACCCCGACAAGGCGGGGCAATGCGTGACTGTGTGGAGGAATTACGTGAGTCGGTGGATGAGCTGAAAAACTCATTGGATGAGATGCCACAGCTCAGGGGCTCAAACTTTGCCCTCACCATGAATGATATACAAACGTGGGTTAGCGCTGCTTTGACAGATGACGATACGTGCATGGAGGGTTTTGCCGGAAAAGCCATGAATGGCAACAACAAAATCGCTGTGAGGGATCAAATAGTGAATGTTGCACACGTGACTAGTAACGCCTTGGCTCTGATAAATAGCTATGCTGCCCTCCACAGGTAG
- the LOC113729714 gene encoding probable pectinesterase/pectinesterase inhibitor 33: MTTKFVIFLLCCLSLGPFFCNSQPSDQEESNGDIDWWCSSTPHPETCKYFMCRPPYSDIKPIGRDQFRTMTVRVALEQVHSARKHAKNLRRECRSKRKKAVWRDCNKLLSNTVLQLNRTIEGFLANQTSDVDAQTWLSTALTNLEICRSGSLDLNVTELISPILTSNMSHLISNCLAVNGVLMEHQDYKDGFPSWVTAGERKLLQSSVTLSRTANAVVAMDGSGHFRSIQAAINYAASRRVGNARVVIYVKRGVYRENIAISSTMNKVTLIGDGLRYTIITGSRSVAGGYTTYSSANLGVDGIGFMARGITFRNTAGPQRGQAVALRSASDLSVFYACGFEGYQDTLFVHAQRQFYKNCYIYGTIDFIFGNAAVVFQNCIIYVRKPLWGQVNVITAQGRADPFQNTGISIHNSRIVAARDLRPAVGSFNTYLGRPWQLYSRTVFLKTYMDGLINPAGWLPWVNTNFGQNTVYYGEYNNFGPGASTRSRVRWRGYHVITSANVASRFTVANLIAGRAWLPSTGVPFIAGL, from the exons ATGACGACTAAGTTTGTTATATTCCTCTTATGCTGCTTGTCTTTGGGTCCCTTCTTCTGTAATTCACAACCAAGTGACCAAGAAGAAAGTAATGGTGATATCGATTGGTGGTGCAGCAGCACTCCTCATCCTGAGACTTGCAAGTACTTCATGTGCCGTCCTCCCTATTCAGACATCAAACCCATAGGCAGAGACCAATTCAGAACGATGACGGTGCGAGTAGCCTTGGAGCAAGTCCATAGtgcaagaaaacatgcaaagaATCTTCGGAGAGAGTGCcgcagcaaaagaaagaaggcCGTTTGGAGGGATTGTAACAAACTTCTTTCCAATACAGTTCTCCAATTGAACCGCACCATCGAGGGCTTCTTGGCCAACCAGACTTCTGATGTTGATGCACAAACTTGGCTTAGCACGGCCCTCACCAACTTGGAAATCTGTCGATCAGGGTCCCTCGATTTGAATGTCACGGAACTCATTTCCCCTATTCTTACCAGTAACATGTCGCATTTGATTAGCAATTGTTTAGCTGTGAACGGGGTGTTGATGGAGCATCAAGATTACAAAGATGGATTTCCGAGTTGGGTCACCGCTGGTGAAAGAAAGCTGTTACAGTCGTCAGTAACCTTGTCCAGGACAGCGAATGCGGTTGTTGCAATGGATGGATCGGGTCATTTTCGATCAATTCAGGCAGCTATAAATTATGCGGCATCCAGGAGGGTGGGAAATGCGAGGgttgtgatatatgtgaaaagAGGTGTTTACAGAGAGAATATTGCGATAAGCAGCACCATGAATAAAGTGACGTTGATTGGTGATGGGTTGAGATACACAATTATCACAGGCAGCCGCAGCGTCGCCGGGGGTTACACAACCTACAGCAGCGCAAATCTTG GGGTGGATGGAATTGGATTCATGGCCAGGGGAATCACATTCCGCAACACCGCCGGGCCACAACGGGGTCAAGCAGTGGCGCTTCGATCTGCATCGGATCTTTCAGTGTTCTATGCATGCGGATTCGAAGGATACCAGGACACTCTTTTCGTGCACGCTCAGCGTCAATTCTACAAGAACTGCTACATCTACGGCACCATAGACTTCATATTTGGAAACGCAGCCGTGGTTTTCCAGAACTGCATCATCTACGTTCGCAAGCCCCTCTGGGGCCAAGTCAACGTCATAACAGCTCAAGGCCGAGCCGACCCTTTCCAAAACACCGGAATATCAATCCATAACTCACGAATTGTGGCTGCTCGAGACCTCAGGCCGGCGGTCGGGTCATTCAATACGTATTTGGGACGGCCGTGGCAGCTGTATTCACGTACAGTTTTTCTCAAGACTTACATGGACGGCTTAATAAATCCAGCCGGTTGGTTACCTTGGGTAAAcactaattttggtcaaaatacgGTGTACTACGGGGAATACAATAATTTTGGACCGGGTGCTTCCACGAGATCCAGAGTCAGGTGGCGGGGTTACCATGTCATCACAAGCGCGAATGTAGCTTCACGTTTCACGGTTGCAAACCTCATAGCTGGCCGGGCATGGTTGCCTTCCACTGGCGTCCCATTTATTGCGGGCCtatga